A window from Peromyscus eremicus chromosome 1, PerEre_H2_v1, whole genome shotgun sequence encodes these proteins:
- the LOC131902237 gene encoding olfactory receptor 14A2-like encodes MPNFTRITGFTLTGFSDIQELQTVCGVSFLVMYLAILMSNFLIITLITLDLKLQTPMYFFLKNLSLFDVFLVSVPIPNFFVNSLTHNNSISIQGCAFQILLMTSFSAGEIFVLTAMSYDRYIAICCPLQYEVIMNSGICALMVVVSWVTGVLFGTVYTTGTFSTPFCGSNVIPQFFCDVPSLLRISCSETLGAIYISIGIGMFLCMSCFICVVISYFYIFSTVLKIPTTKGQSKAFSTCIPHLTVFTIFIATACFVYLKLPSDVPSITDRLFSVLYTLLPPALNPLIYSLRNSDVKCALRRLQQNLCPRGSLHLTLQSICQWYSASQVTSKIFNY; translated from the coding sequence ATGCCTAACTTCACTAGAATAACAGGATTCACCCTCACGGGGTTTTCAGACATCCAGGAGCTACAGACTGTCTGTGGAGTGTCCTTCCTGGTAATGTACCTAGCAATCCTGATGAGTAACTTCCTCATCATCACTCTCATCACCCTAGATCTGAAGCTCCAAacacccatgtacttcttcctgaaGAATTTGTCCCTTTTTGATGTCTTCCTTGTGTCTGTCCCAATCCCAAATTTCTTTGTCAACAGCCTAACTCACAACAATTCCATTTCCATTCAGGGTTGTGCCTTCCAGATACTTTTAATGACTTCCTTCTCAGCAGGAGAGATATTTGTTCTGACTGCCATGTCCTATGACCGCTATATTGCCATCTGCTGCCCCCTGCAATATGAAGTCATTATGAATAGTGGAATCTGTGCATTGATGGTGGTTGTATCCTGGGTCACTGGGGTACTCTTTGGGACTGTCTACACAACAGGCACATTTTCCACACCTTTCTGTGGCTCCAATGTGATTCCACAGTTTTTCTGTGATGTCCCCTCATTGCTAAGAATTTCCTGCTCTGAAACACTTGGTGCAATTTACATAAGTATTGGAATTGGCATGTTTCTATGCATGTCTTGCTTTATCTGTGTGGTGATCtcttacttttacattttctccACTGTGTTGAAGATTCCTACTACTAAAGGTCAGTCCAAAGCATTTTCCACATGCATCCCCCACCTCACTGTTTTCACTATTTTCATAGCTACTGCTTGCTTTGTCTATCTGAAGCTTCCCTCAGATGTACCATCAATCACAGACAGACTGTTTTCTGTGCTCTACACTTTGTTACCTCCAGCACTCAATCCTTTGATCTATAGCCTGAGGAACAGTGATGTCAAGTGTGCTCTGAGGAGGTTACAGCAAAATCTCTGCCCAAGGGGTTCACTTCACTTAACACTCCAAAGTATCTGTCAGTGGTATAGTGCCTCACAAGTTACAAGCAAGATTTTTAATTATTGA